One window of Dyadobacter sandarakinus genomic DNA carries:
- the porN gene encoding type IX secretion system ring protein PorN/GldN: MRRLTGKTIACSLLTLSLASGTAFAQEKEDSTANLFSARPIGDEDVMMKRTLWRRVDLKEKQNISMFSKNNEITRYLLDAAKAGLIDAYTNDSCATKISAGDIHKRILIPNQTAGLSADEIAAGFGTPASTDEGWGAAKKPDAAKAEPAAADDGWGAKKPAKEAVVEDDGWGPPKKKAKKSTKNTEVAKQEPAVEEKPKVDSTFSTQVAVTEEEYFPDQLSIIELKEDWVFDKKRSRQYNDIQTITIVLPAEQTATGLELPVASFRYKDVERLFRSDPKKYIWYNTHNTAQNKNLADAMDLRLFYGRITKYSNANDRAFLDIYNGEKEALIKSLNYEQELMELEHGLWEY; encoded by the coding sequence ATGAGAAGACTGACCGGAAAAACGATTGCATGCTCACTCCTGACACTTTCCCTGGCATCCGGCACTGCCTTTGCTCAGGAAAAGGAAGACTCTACAGCCAACTTGTTTTCAGCCCGCCCAATCGGTGACGAGGATGTGATGATGAAGCGGACTTTGTGGAGAAGAGTAGACCTGAAAGAGAAGCAAAATATCTCGATGTTTTCCAAAAACAATGAGATAACACGATACCTGCTGGATGCTGCAAAAGCGGGATTAATCGATGCATATACGAATGATTCCTGCGCAACCAAGATCAGCGCAGGTGATATCCACAAACGTATCCTGATCCCGAATCAGACTGCCGGCTTGTCCGCAGATGAAATTGCGGCAGGGTTTGGTACACCTGCCAGCACAGATGAAGGCTGGGGAGCTGCCAAAAAGCCAGATGCTGCTAAGGCTGAACCTGCTGCGGCTGATGATGGATGGGGTGCCAAAAAACCAGCAAAAGAAGCCGTAGTAGAAGATGACGGTTGGGGTCCTCCTAAAAAGAAAGCAAAGAAAAGTACCAAGAACACGGAAGTTGCCAAGCAAGAGCCTGCAGTAGAAGAAAAGCCAAAGGTGGATTCTACTTTCTCGACTCAGGTGGCAGTAACCGAAGAGGAATACTTTCCTGACCAGCTTAGCATTATCGAGCTGAAAGAGGATTGGGTTTTTGATAAGAAAAGATCACGTCAGTATAACGACATCCAGACGATCACGATCGTGTTGCCGGCAGAGCAAACAGCGACAGGTTTGGAACTTCCGGTAGCATCTTTCCGCTACAAGGATGTGGAGCGGTTGTTTAGAAGTGATCCTAAAAAATACATCTGGTATAATACCCATAATACTGCGCAAAACAAGAACCTTGCGGATGCAATGGACTTGCGCTTGTTCTATGGTCGGATTACCAAGTATTCCAATGCAAATGACCGGGCCTTTCTTGACATTTACAATGGAGAAAAAGAAGCTTTGATCAAGTCGCTGAACTACGAGCAGGAGCTTATGGAGCTTGAACACGGCTTGTGGGAATACTAA
- a CDS encoding collagen-like triple helix repeat-containing protein encodes MLLCVLATCIPIFPINLNITVMFKKLLLLAWVSLVVFAVSCKGPEGDVGPAGPKGDTGAAGPQGPAGENTGSGAIVISSGADSTNEEGGYVTGLTGITPAQDSVLQASAVLVYIKSGGVYWPLPGVVLFDDGSTVSNFTFVNGMDGTNFFIQLLQTNWSEDQDTAPVRKFEDVKVVIVPGNLLRMNAEVLKSYEKTIAALGITDKDIISSKKLNLKALKK; translated from the coding sequence ATGCTTTTGTGCGTACTTGCTACTTGTATTCCTATTTTTCCAATCAATTTAAACATTACAGTTATGTTCAAAAAATTATTGCTTCTTGCCTGGGTAAGCCTGGTAGTTTTTGCTGTTAGTTGCAAGGGGCCTGAGGGTGATGTGGGACCAGCCGGGCCAAAAGGTGATACAGGAGCCGCCGGTCCTCAGGGACCAGCTGGTGAGAATACAGGTTCCGGTGCAATCGTTATTTCTTCTGGTGCAGATTCAACAAATGAAGAAGGAGGCTATGTAACGGGTCTTACGGGTATTACCCCGGCGCAGGATAGCGTGTTACAAGCTTCGGCAGTTTTGGTTTATATCAAATCAGGCGGTGTATACTGGCCTTTGCCGGGTGTTGTTCTGTTTGATGATGGCTCTACTGTCAGCAATTTTACCTTCGTAAATGGAATGGATGGAACTAACTTCTTCATACAGCTTCTTCAGACCAACTGGTCCGAGGATCAGGACACTGCGCCTGTACGCAAGTTCGAGGATGTGAAGGTAGTGATTGTGCCAGGTAACTTGCTCAGGATGAATGCAGAAGTTCTTAAAAGTTATGAGAAGACAATTGCTGCACTCGGCATTACTGATAAAGATATTATATCCAGCAAAAAGCTGAATCTAAAAGCTTTGAAGAAGTAG
- a CDS encoding PorP/SprF family type IX secretion system membrane protein, which translates to MTLTFIFRNGRYRKLLAIFLLASPGVFAQKDAQFSLFSLNQLYLNPAAAGADGLTKFHVIHRTQYAGYQGTNVDDAGGALSTQLFSFSMPLKNFGIGFYALNDKSGPRNDQDFKISAAYKIPMAGGNLQVGASGGLFRQSIDYGKLRARDPDDPLIQTGVISQINPDFAVGARYENDAFYAGVSLNHLLKPKYQLGSETATNPLPRTLYFNAGVNIELGYLLDVQPIVLVKSDISTISAEGGATITYNKRYWIGGTYRQQDTYFIIMGGVYLLPDQSLRLSGAYDLVLGGNRTKAPSSFEVLLSYALPSPQFGKKAIIRTPRFRF; encoded by the coding sequence ATGACCTTGACTTTTATTTTTCGTAATGGCAGATACCGAAAGTTACTGGCTATTTTCCTGCTGGCATCGCCTGGCGTGTTCGCTCAGAAGGATGCCCAGTTCAGCCTGTTTTCTCTTAACCAGCTTTACCTGAACCCAGCCGCAGCAGGCGCTGACGGCCTTACCAAATTCCATGTCATTCACAGGACTCAATATGCAGGATATCAGGGTACTAATGTAGATGATGCGGGTGGAGCGTTATCCACGCAGCTGTTCTCATTCAGTATGCCCCTGAAGAATTTTGGTATCGGGTTTTATGCATTAAATGATAAAAGCGGTCCCCGCAACGACCAGGACTTCAAGATATCTGCTGCCTACAAGATTCCTATGGCAGGCGGGAACCTGCAGGTAGGTGCGAGCGGAGGATTATTTCGCCAATCGATTGACTATGGAAAACTCCGCGCCCGTGATCCGGACGATCCTTTGATTCAGACGGGTGTTATTTCCCAGATCAATCCTGACTTTGCAGTAGGGGCCCGGTATGAAAATGACGCATTCTATGCCGGCGTCTCACTTAACCACTTATTGAAGCCCAAGTACCAGTTGGGCTCAGAAACTGCTACAAATCCATTACCAAGAACATTATATTTCAATGCCGGTGTGAACATTGAGCTCGGCTACCTTCTCGACGTTCAGCCGATTGTACTGGTAAAATCGGATATCAGCACCATTTCAGCGGAAGGCGGCGCGACGATTACGTACAACAAGCGCTACTGGATCGGAGGAACATACAGGCAACAAGATACCTACTTCATCATCATGGGTGGTGTTTACCTGCTTCCTGACCAATCGCTGAGATTGTCGGGCGCCTATGATCTCGTACTGGGTGGCAATCGTACCAAGGCACCCTCTTCATTTGAGGTGCTTCTGTCATATGCCCTTCCTTCGCCTCAATTTGGAAAGAAAGCGATCATCAGAACACCACGCTTCCGATTCTGA
- the miaA gene encoding tRNA (adenosine(37)-N6)-dimethylallyltransferase MiaA, whose translation MQFSTPKYLIILAGPTAVGKTSLSVQLARELGTEIISADSRQIFRELNIGTAKPDAVELAAVPHHFINSHTISESYSAGDFERDVLRLLEKLFLKYDYVVLTGGSGFYIKAVSEGLDDLPSPLPRLRQQLTGRLHHEGLSVLQNEISQFDPVFAASTEFLNAQRVIRALEVYHTTGMPISSFQRQKQSARPFHQIQIALDRDRAELYRRIDDRMDTMLKAGLVQEARDLISFRSHHALQTVGYKEVYGYLDGEYDEAEMEKLLKQNSRRYAKRQLTWFRHQGNFHWFHADNLDGVLRYIQDEINSHKKK comes from the coding sequence ATGCAATTTTCGACCCCTAAATACCTGATTATCCTGGCCGGCCCTACTGCTGTGGGCAAGACAAGTTTGTCTGTTCAGCTTGCGAGGGAGCTTGGTACAGAGATCATATCCGCCGACTCACGCCAGATTTTCAGAGAACTTAATATCGGTACTGCAAAACCGGACGCAGTGGAACTGGCAGCTGTGCCGCACCATTTTATTAACTCCCACACTATTTCTGAATCTTACAGTGCCGGTGATTTCGAGCGGGATGTACTCAGGTTACTTGAGAAATTGTTTCTCAAATACGATTATGTAGTGCTTACAGGCGGATCTGGCTTCTACATCAAGGCTGTTTCGGAAGGTCTGGATGATCTCCCCTCCCCGCTCCCAAGGTTGCGGCAACAACTGACGGGCAGGCTGCATCACGAAGGTCTAAGTGTGCTGCAAAACGAAATCAGCCAATTTGATCCTGTTTTTGCAGCCTCAACAGAATTCCTGAATGCTCAGCGTGTGATTCGTGCATTGGAAGTATATCACACCACCGGCATGCCGATCAGCAGTTTTCAGCGACAGAAACAATCAGCACGTCCATTTCACCAGATTCAGATCGCGCTGGACAGAGACCGTGCCGAGCTTTACCGCAGAATTGATGACAGGATGGACACCATGCTCAAAGCCGGGCTTGTGCAGGAAGCGCGCGACCTCATCAGCTTCCGGTCACATCACGCGCTGCAAACAGTTGGGTACAAAGAAGTATATGGATACCTCGACGGTGAGTATGATGAGGCCGAGATGGAGAAGCTGTTAAAACAAAACTCACGCAGGTATGCAAAGCGGCAGCTGACGTGGTTCCGGCACCAGGGAAACTTCCATTGGTTTCATGCAGACAACCTTGACGGGGTACTCCGGTACATTCAGGATGAAATTAATAGCCATAAAAAAAAGTAA
- a CDS encoding uroporphyrinogen-III synthase translates to MSDTINFDQERLKKVTSLLVSQSRPADENSPYYELAKKYNIKVDFRPFIHIEGVSYKDFRKQKVNILDHTAVIFTSRNAIDHFFRICNEGRLEVPATMKYFCISEQTANYLQKYIVIRKRKIFTGTKTAAELIELMRKHKKEKFLYPCSDVRRNDIPEFADTEEFHLTEATMYQTVSSDLSDLGEVYYDIIAFFSPSGIKSLFENFPDFKQNNTRIAAFGPTTAKAVEDAGLILDIQAPLPNAPSMTGALEVYIKKANNA, encoded by the coding sequence ATGAGTGATACCATCAATTTTGATCAGGAGCGGCTTAAAAAAGTGACAAGCCTTTTGGTAAGCCAGTCCAGACCAGCAGACGAGAATTCACCTTATTACGAACTGGCCAAGAAGTATAATATCAAAGTTGATTTTCGGCCGTTTATTCATATTGAAGGGGTTTCCTACAAAGATTTCCGCAAACAAAAAGTCAACATCCTGGATCATACGGCAGTAATCTTCACGAGTCGTAATGCCATTGACCACTTTTTCCGGATTTGCAATGAAGGTCGCCTTGAGGTACCTGCTACAATGAAATACTTTTGTATTTCGGAACAAACAGCCAATTATCTCCAGAAATACATTGTTATCCGCAAGCGCAAAATCTTTACAGGGACCAAAACTGCTGCCGAGCTGATCGAGCTCATGCGCAAGCACAAAAAGGAGAAGTTCCTTTATCCTTGTTCTGACGTCAGAAGGAATGATATTCCCGAGTTTGCGGATACTGAGGAATTTCACCTGACGGAGGCTACCATGTACCAGACGGTATCCTCTGACCTCTCGGATCTCGGGGAAGTGTACTACGATATCATTGCATTCTTCAGTCCTTCCGGTATCAAGTCACTGTTCGAGAATTTTCCGGATTTCAAACAAAACAATACGCGTATTGCCGCATTTGGCCCCACAACAGCCAAAGCTGTGGAAGATGCGGGCTTAATACTTGATATTCAGGCGCCTCTCCCCAATGCACCGTCTATGACAGGTGCGCTTGAAGTTTACATTAAAAAAGCCAATAACGCCTGA
- a CDS encoding T9SS type A sorting domain-containing protein — translation MKIFHNNFFVKQKFAALACLLFVMTGHITFGQLSLVPLGSDPEQQSQPDENMRTAASLALPFFDDFSSTKDTRPATARWVAGSGVYINNSLTTDHPSVNVATFDGLNAGGLPYNIVNPLTQGFTDTLTSQPINLANRTRADSLYISFYWSAKGLGELPDSSDFMQLEFLNSSNEWVVAWKKIGYNVPAGFHQQFVGVSDAAFYHGAFQFRFRTYGRSSGPYDTWHLDYVYLNTKRSSRQPYIFDVAMRRQVTPFLKRFTAMPLRQYLYGPAAVIADSMTTDIANNFNNFNVLTGTVTISDARSGKELARNVQRSLYIESLKSKSLGIKLAAGIVPASTRDSIRLINRFYITTTDTIPGVNLKYNDTITSVTNLSDYYAYDDGTAEYGMQVNQKLARAAVRFVLTKPDTLGGVRMSMVSFNKNIAGQGFVVQLLSNKNGKPDQVITQRSVAVRYSAERNGFVDYSFAVPVAVKDTFYIGWMQFNDDPVIVGFDRNSQLGAGHIFYNLGTEWVKEDRFKGSIMVHPYLGSQADGLVTGVEPSVESVFYPNPAKGSIHWDKNDFSRIDVYGADGKHMHTITPEKHDRSAAIPDLPTGLYYFRGSSGKRTMSQQILIYK, via the coding sequence ATGAAGATATTCCACAATAATTTTTTTGTAAAACAAAAGTTTGCCGCACTTGCGTGCCTGCTCTTTGTAATGACAGGCCACATTACTTTCGGGCAGCTCAGCCTGGTGCCGCTGGGCAGCGATCCGGAGCAGCAAAGCCAGCCTGATGAAAATATGCGCACAGCGGCTTCGCTGGCGCTCCCGTTTTTTGATGATTTTTCTTCCACTAAAGATACCCGGCCTGCCACAGCCCGCTGGGTTGCAGGCAGCGGGGTTTACATCAACAATTCACTCACAACCGATCACCCGTCTGTAAATGTCGCAACCTTCGACGGTTTAAATGCCGGCGGCCTGCCGTATAATATTGTTAATCCATTAACCCAGGGCTTTACCGATACGCTCACCTCACAACCTATTAACCTTGCTAACCGTACACGGGCGGATTCTTTGTATATCAGTTTTTACTGGTCGGCGAAAGGTCTGGGTGAGTTGCCGGATTCAAGTGATTTTATGCAGCTGGAATTCCTGAACAGCAGCAATGAATGGGTAGTAGCCTGGAAAAAGATCGGATATAATGTTCCGGCTGGTTTTCACCAGCAATTTGTCGGTGTAAGCGATGCGGCTTTCTATCACGGCGCATTTCAGTTCCGCTTCCGGACTTACGGCCGGAGTTCGGGTCCGTACGATACCTGGCACCTGGACTATGTTTATCTTAATACCAAACGCAGCTCCCGGCAGCCCTATATTTTCGATGTGGCTATGCGCAGGCAGGTTACACCTTTTTTGAAACGGTTTACCGCCATGCCTTTGCGACAGTACCTGTACGGTCCGGCTGCCGTCATAGCGGACTCGATGACGACGGATATTGCCAATAATTTCAACAACTTCAATGTACTGACAGGTACCGTAACCATTTCCGATGCCAGAAGCGGCAAAGAACTTGCCCGGAATGTGCAGCGATCATTATACATTGAATCGCTGAAATCGAAGTCACTGGGCATTAAGCTGGCTGCTGGCATTGTGCCGGCAAGTACCCGTGACAGCATTCGGCTGATCAACCGTTTTTACATTACTACTACGGACACGATCCCCGGTGTGAACCTCAAATACAATGACACGATCACATCGGTCACGAACCTGAGCGACTATTATGCCTATGATGACGGTACCGCCGAGTATGGTATGCAGGTAAACCAGAAACTGGCCAGGGCGGCAGTAAGGTTTGTTCTGACAAAGCCTGATACATTGGGCGGCGTACGGATGTCGATGGTTTCCTTTAACAAGAACATTGCGGGGCAGGGATTTGTGGTACAGCTGCTGAGCAACAAAAACGGAAAGCCCGACCAGGTGATCACCCAGCGATCCGTAGCCGTCCGCTACTCCGCCGAGCGGAATGGTTTTGTTGACTATTCCTTTGCAGTGCCGGTGGCGGTGAAAGACACGTTTTATATAGGCTGGATGCAGTTCAATGATGATCCCGTGATTGTGGGATTTGACCGTAATTCGCAGCTGGGAGCTGGTCATATTTTTTACAATCTCGGCACCGAGTGGGTGAAGGAAGACCGGTTTAAGGGAAGCATTATGGTTCACCCGTATCTGGGGTCTCAGGCAGATGGTCTTGTGACCGGCGTGGAGCCTTCAGTAGAAAGTGTCTTTTATCCCAATCCTGCAAAGGGAAGTATTCATTGGGATAAAAATGATTTTTCCCGCATTGATGTTTATGGTGCAGATGGTAAACATATGCATACTATTACCCCTGAAAAGCATGACCGCTCGGCCGCAATTCCGGATTTGCCGACAGGGCTTTATTATTTTCGCGGAAGCTCAGGCAAGCGGACTATGTCACAGCAGATTTTAATTTACAAGTAA
- the porK gene encoding type IX secretion system lipoprotein PorK/GldK, with protein sequence MDVNVFYRDGVKSLLLVAALMLMQSCGFIKSKFGKGGKEESGISNGEITATARKGYKQTTPAGMVVIPSGSFVMGQADEDIASSMNNMNRRVTISSFFMDDTEITNNEYRQFVNALMVDSVSVLGEEEIMSKYYPDTTVWKKDFAYSNGDPFVEYYYQHPGFDTYPVVGVSWTAAEYFSKWRTNLLHDYQNKEGQFNSTGFRLPTEAEWEWAARGGRAVAKYPWGNPYTMNAKGCFLANFKPQRGNYDADGYPYTAPANAYNPNDFGLYNMAGNVAEWTSDAYTDNATAIVWDMNPEYNNPDEPRKVIKGGSWKDIAYYLQTGTRSYEYETERRAFIGFRCVMDNVNDRGGARARRR encoded by the coding sequence ATGGATGTGAACGTGTTCTATCGGGATGGGGTCAAAAGCCTGCTTTTGGTTGCCGCTCTAATGCTGATGCAGAGCTGCGGTTTTATCAAAAGCAAGTTTGGCAAGGGAGGAAAAGAAGAAAGCGGTATATCAAACGGAGAGATCACAGCTACCGCCCGCAAAGGATACAAGCAGACCACTCCTGCAGGAATGGTGGTAATTCCTTCCGGATCATTTGTGATGGGACAAGCCGATGAGGATATTGCATCTTCCATGAATAACATGAACCGGCGTGTAACAATCAGTTCATTCTTTATGGATGATACTGAAATTACAAATAATGAGTACCGCCAGTTTGTGAATGCTTTGATGGTTGACTCTGTTTCAGTGCTGGGCGAGGAAGAAATTATGTCCAAGTACTACCCGGATACCACTGTTTGGAAAAAAGATTTTGCATACTCCAATGGTGATCCTTTTGTGGAATATTACTATCAGCACCCGGGCTTTGATACTTATCCGGTGGTAGGTGTGAGCTGGACTGCGGCGGAGTACTTCTCAAAATGGCGTACCAATCTGCTACATGATTATCAAAACAAGGAAGGCCAGTTTAACTCAACCGGTTTCCGCTTGCCGACAGAGGCAGAATGGGAATGGGCAGCAAGAGGTGGTCGTGCCGTAGCGAAATACCCCTGGGGTAATCCATATACCATGAATGCAAAAGGTTGCTTCCTGGCTAACTTCAAACCGCAGCGCGGAAACTACGATGCTGATGGTTATCCATACACTGCCCCAGCCAATGCATACAACCCGAATGACTTTGGCTTGTACAATATGGCCGGAAACGTTGCGGAATGGACTTCCGATGCTTACACAGACAATGCGACTGCCATTGTATGGGATATGAACCCGGAGTACAACAACCCGGATGAACCCCGGAAGGTTATCAAAGGCGGCTCCTGGAAAGACATTGCATACTACCTGCAAACAGGTACAAGATCCTACGAATATGAGACTGAGCGCCGTGCATTTATCGGTTTCCGGTGTGTCATGGACAATGTAAATGACCGTGGCGGTGCCCGAGCCCGTCGTCGCTAA
- a CDS encoding rhodanese-like domain-containing protein: MDITVEELKERLDKGEDLHFYDVREEYEYEEDNLGAKLIPLGELPDHLDELAPLKDEEIIIHCRSGARSGKAAKFLESQGYTNVRNVLGGILAYRQLEEEA, from the coding sequence ATGGACATTACTGTTGAAGAACTCAAAGAACGCCTTGACAAGGGTGAGGACCTGCACTTTTATGACGTCCGGGAAGAATATGAGTATGAAGAGGATAACCTGGGGGCCAAGCTGATCCCTCTGGGTGAATTGCCGGATCATCTCGACGAACTTGCGCCCCTTAAAGATGAGGAAATCATCATTCACTGCCGGTCCGGTGCGAGAAGCGGAAAAGCTGCTAAGTTTCTGGAATCACAAGGTTATACCAACGTACGCAATGTACTGGGAGGAATACTGGCTTACCGCCAGCTGGAAGAAGAAGCGTAG
- the porL gene encoding type IX secretion system motor protein PorL/GldL: MAKNSGPSFFWDKLVPTIYSAGAAVVILGALFKIQHWDGGGPMLTAGLGTEVIIFILYALQTLTQSSDRDPDWTRVYPELADDYNGPAISRMSTSASGTTAKLDNMLDNAKISPEIFDNLGKGFRNLSDTVSKISDLTDATVATNDYARNVKSASTAINDMNKSYGVAINAMSSMADATKDAQSYREQFQQITKNMGALNAVYELELQDTTKHLKAMNAFYGNLTAAMENMADATKESQVFKGEMTKLTTNISSLNNIYGNMLTAMRGNA; the protein is encoded by the coding sequence ATGGCTAAGAATAGCGGACCTAGTTTTTTTTGGGATAAACTGGTACCAACCATATACAGCGCTGGTGCTGCCGTTGTTATTTTGGGAGCTTTATTTAAAATTCAGCACTGGGATGGAGGAGGCCCGATGCTTACTGCAGGGCTAGGTACTGAGGTAATTATCTTTATTTTGTACGCACTACAAACTTTGACCCAATCATCAGACAGAGATCCGGACTGGACACGTGTTTACCCTGAATTGGCTGACGACTATAACGGACCTGCGATTAGCCGGATGTCTACAAGTGCAAGCGGCACAACTGCGAAGCTTGACAACATGCTGGACAATGCGAAGATCTCACCTGAAATCTTTGATAATCTGGGTAAAGGATTCAGAAACCTTTCTGATACTGTGAGCAAGATCAGCGATCTTACAGATGCCACTGTTGCTACCAACGATTATGCGCGTAATGTAAAATCCGCATCAACGGCCATCAACGATATGAATAAATCCTACGGTGTGGCGATCAACGCAATGTCTTCCATGGCGGATGCTACCAAGGATGCACAATCCTATCGCGAGCAGTTTCAGCAGATTACCAAGAATATGGGTGCACTTAATGCAGTGTACGAGCTTGAATTGCAGGATACAACCAAGCACTTGAAAGCAATGAATGCATTCTATGGCAATTTGACAGCTGCGATGGAAAACATGGCTGATGCTACCAAGGAGTCACAGGTGTTTAAAGGTGAGATGACCAAGCTTACTACCAACATTTCATCGCTGAACAACATCTACGGTAACATGCTTACCGCGATGAGAGGAAATGCCTGA
- the porM gene encoding type IX secretion system motor protein PorM/GldM, which yields MAGGKETPRQKMIGMMYLVLTAMLALQVSSAIIEKFILLNNSLELSSGAANKLNQEIALKIKAAVEKSGNRSADVAVMKDADQVRKVTSDITNELNALKQEIITKAGGGLNEEGGIKNPQEETKVGEMMIGVGKNGKAYKLQQTLNSYVAELNRVSPNKFQMLALDGKEDPVAKSNKEQRNKDFAELNFESTPVAAALAVLSQKQTDIRRMEGEVLTYLASKVGAADIKFDRVLAMVSADAKTVVAGTKFKGQMFIAASASGITPRMSLNGAPVKVENGVGLIEFTAQGGGYNAEGLARRELQGRITIPTPSGRDTTYTMNQEYFVVKPSYQIETGTLPPLYLGCANKLSIQSPALGPLWAPNFTTDGGEIIPSGQKGKFTIVPNKAQLNINVFNAGNQLGSEPFRVNRVPKPSLEVRVNGAVFDERRGAPAAGARSIQIVAVPDESFKNFSPEDAKFRVSQVEISLARGSRRINGVTLNGGGGSISSLAQQAQPGDRYVISILKVERQNFKGAVSDVEMGNQTRSVTLY from the coding sequence ATGGCAGGTGGAAAAGAAACACCCCGTCAAAAGATGATTGGCATGATGTATCTGGTACTTACCGCGATGCTTGCATTGCAGGTGAGTTCAGCCATTATTGAAAAATTCATTCTTCTGAATAATTCTTTGGAACTATCCTCCGGAGCAGCAAATAAGCTTAATCAGGAAATTGCACTCAAGATTAAGGCAGCTGTTGAAAAGTCCGGAAACCGTTCTGCTGATGTAGCTGTCATGAAGGACGCTGATCAGGTTCGCAAAGTTACCTCTGACATTACCAACGAACTGAATGCACTGAAACAGGAAATCATCACCAAAGCAGGTGGAGGATTGAATGAAGAAGGTGGTATCAAAAATCCGCAGGAAGAAACTAAAGTCGGCGAGATGATGATTGGCGTAGGCAAAAATGGAAAAGCTTACAAATTGCAGCAAACCTTGAACTCGTACGTAGCTGAACTAAACAGGGTATCTCCTAACAAATTCCAAATGCTTGCATTGGATGGAAAGGAAGATCCTGTGGCGAAAAGCAACAAAGAACAGCGTAACAAGGATTTTGCTGAGCTAAATTTTGAATCGACTCCCGTTGCTGCTGCACTTGCTGTACTAAGCCAGAAACAAACTGATATCCGCCGGATGGAAGGTGAAGTACTAACGTATCTGGCCAGCAAGGTAGGAGCCGCTGACATTAAGTTTGACCGCGTGCTTGCAATGGTAAGTGCTGATGCAAAAACTGTTGTTGCCGGTACTAAATTTAAAGGACAGATGTTTATCGCAGCATCGGCCTCGGGTATTACACCCCGCATGAGTCTGAACGGAGCGCCGGTCAAAGTTGAAAATGGTGTAGGTCTCATTGAATTTACGGCTCAGGGTGGCGGCTATAATGCAGAAGGTCTTGCGCGTCGTGAGTTGCAGGGACGGATTACAATTCCTACTCCGTCGGGCAGGGATACCACTTACACGATGAACCAGGAGTACTTTGTTGTGAAACCCTCGTATCAGATTGAAACAGGAACACTTCCTCCGTTATACCTGGGTTGTGCCAACAAGCTGAGCATTCAGAGCCCGGCACTCGGCCCGCTGTGGGCCCCTAACTTTACTACGGACGGCGGTGAGATTATTCCAAGTGGCCAGAAAGGTAAGTTTACCATTGTGCCTAATAAAGCTCAATTGAACATCAACGTGTTCAATGCAGGTAACCAGCTTGGAAGTGAGCCTTTCCGGGTAAACCGCGTTCCGAAACCATCGCTGGAAGTACGTGTAAATGGTGCCGTTTTCGACGAGCGCCGTGGTGCACCTGCTGCCGGAGCAAGAAGTATCCAGATTGTTGCAGTACCTGACGAAAGCTTTAAGAACTTCTCTCCCGAAGATGCGAAATTCAGGGTATCACAGGTGGAGATATCACTGGCGAGAGGTTCAAGAAGGATCAATGGTGTTACGCTGAATGGCGGAGGAGGATCTATCTCTTCCCTTGCACAGCAGGCACAGCCCGGCGACCGCTACGTAATTTCAATTCTGAAAGTTGAACGTCAGAACTTCAAAGGTGCTGTTAGCGACGTAGAAATGGGAAATCAGACCCGTTCCGTTACACTATACTAA